A section of the Drosophila sechellia strain sech25 chromosome 3L, ASM438219v1, whole genome shotgun sequence genome encodes:
- the LOC6605722 gene encoding reversion-inducing cysteine-rich protein with Kazal motifs produces MRLSGWEILLLLLPFGVVSAVRQLEENQSIKNDHHHSVERQVRRRNNKSNASVDHHRHAPSSGSKKNSRSHSVSLDSDDYDWLDADTSEAIDSSEVTAVESVRSPGESHDIFTCCNQVFGSCRTACENLSLVEFATGTGGDNRDELHRYCQLHQVEFWTCVNQTFDSVTRGADWSGRRCCQFGVLPHCRNVCATSTRSPVQNCRRSDEQTLYDCLERQEAADQCCGQARTSECLEACRAVFEPANDNHDHVDINGACGDRNADVIHCVNNHTDMTPLANAEQYIPCCEYSSKEHCRHTCRNLLHQNATLMERSEVIFARLEAAGCGSPLPQLPFWQCFLTVTGKLYVPGGSGRAGGSLAQGRISGQGGSLGEPNHLGMDAAKRQCCEQASSHKCRRLCNQIFTSNWWDARSSFENECMDQPGERELRRCIESVDAPCELGCQGLSFCSNFNNRPTELFRSCTPEHDAAAREDWQLLQQRGTVRVLGQELFIKNTSRCAPDKWRALVCALQIKPCTRVGLFNGICSEDCHELLDECLDWTLQHQRPKDICSRLKEKDDDDSPLPCISLESYMKPGDASPEEFQGITSPCAKKPCNGSDVCILQRGGNHGYSCIPGCNLGQDSKLFVPFGSYVRLGKSNLHKKLEVGQFPLAEHIVCSCGLQGRLEQCQPLPSYMHAHCTLPGARSYRHGSSFYLECNLCSCFAGEITCTKQQCRLPGFADSSYTSLPCNCPAHYVPVCGSNGNTYPSACVAKCHLPEGDYVYGACNARNACQAAPPNSCPSGTQCLDSRKVCLASMQRPCLQYVCVNATASNCSTFHQGEVCDAQGRTYPNACALLKANPQGQVAYWSACQSSRFNTSPSPVCGINGVTYKSSYAARAEYVLVDYVGRCREVGLLVSDMGRRCRTVKCAAPASKHCRLIVPPGACCPLCAGGAFRIIYSRKQFDRAMYGLRAQSSTLLTLHGVLQQLDGLVQVSECQLTGFLTMEVGIFVAIVPASSIKRPTRLQLEACAREAEKISSLINAQSPRITTNLALSCLTVSHLLEPTPNGATSYGPHAIWILPLLLLVSRLIIA; encoded by the exons ATGCGCCTGAGTGGCTGGGAAattctgctgctcctgctgccctTTGGAGTGGTCAGTGCTGTCCGGCAGTTGGAGGAAAATCAGAGCATCAAGAATGATCACCATCATTCGGTGGAGCGACAGGTGCGACgtcgaaataataaaagtaatgCCTCGGTGGATCACCATCGGCATGCGCCATCTAGCGGATCGAAGAAGAACAGTCGCAGCCATTCTGTAAGCCTGGATTCGGATGACTACGATTGGCTGGATGCGGATACTAGTGAGGCAATCGATAGCTCCGAGGTCACGGCTGTGGAATCTGTAAGATCGCCCGGAGAATCACATG ATATCTTCACATGTTGCAATCAGGTCTTCGGCTCATGTCGCACAGCATGCGAAAAT TTATCTCTGGTGGAGTTTGCCACTGGCACTGGCGGCGACAATCGCGATGAACTGCACAGATATTGTCAACTGCACCAGGTGGAATTTTGGACCTGCGTCAACCAGACTTTTGact CGGTCACCCGTGGAGCCGACTGGTCGGGAAGGCGCTGTTGCCAATTTGGAGTCCTGCCCCATTGCCGCAACGTCTGCGCCACTTCCACTCGCTCACCGGTGCAAAATTGTCGGCGGAGCGACGAGCAGACGCTTTACGACTGTCTGGAGCGGCAGGAGGCAGCAGATCAGTGCTGCGGACAGGCCCGAACTTCCGAGTGTCTGGAG GCCTGTCGAGCTGTATTCGAGCCCGCCAATGACAACCATGACCATGTGGACATAAATGGAGCATGTGGAGATCGTAACGCGGATGTGATTCACTGCGTAAACAACCACACGGACATGACTCCACTGGCAAATGCCGAGCAAT ATATACCCTGTTGTGAGTACAGCAGCAAGGAGCACTGTCGCCACACCTGCCGCAATCTTCTGCATCAAAACGCCACTCTTATGGAACGAAGTGAGGTGATCTTCGCCCGCTTGGAAGCGGCAGGATGTGGGTCACCACTACCACAACTGCCCTTCTGGCAGTGTTTTCTAACAGTGACGGGTAAACTATATGTTCCGGGAGGATCTGGAAGAGCCGGGGGCTCGTTAGCCCAAGGACGGATATCGGGGCAAGGGGGATCTCTGGGTGAGCCCAATCACCTGGGAATGGATGCGGCTAAAAGGCAATGCTGCGAACAGGCCAGCAGCCACAAGTGCCGACGATTGTGCAACCAAATTTTCACCAGCAATTGGTGGGATGCACGGAGCAGTTTTGAGAACGAGTGTATGGACCAGCCCGGGGAGAGGGAACTGCGACGGTGTATAGAAAGCGTGGATGCACCGTGTGAACTCGGATGTCAGGGTCTTAGTTTCTGCTCCAACTTCAACAATCGACCCACGGAACTCTTTCGCAGCTGCACACCAGAACATGATGCAGCTGCTCGCGAGGATTGGCAGCTCCTGCAGCAGCGGGGAACCGTCAGAGTCCTGGGACAGGAGCTCTTTATCAAGAACACCAGTCGCTGTGCTCCGGATAAGTGGAGGGCTTTGGTGTGTGCCCTCCAAATAAAGCCATGCACACGAGTTGGTCTTTTCAACGGCATTTGCAGCGAAGATTGCCACGAGCTCTTGGATGAGTGCCTGGACTGGACGTTACAGCACCAGCGACCAAAGGATATATGTTCTCGGTTAAAAGAaaaggatgatgatgattctcCACTGCCTTGTATATCCCTAGAGAGCTATATGAAACCAGGAGATGCAAGTCCAGAGGAGTTCCAAGGTATCACTTCACCATGCGCCAAGAAACCCTGCAATGGCAGCGATGTTTGTATCCTCCAGCGAGGAGGCAATCATGGATATTCCTGTATACCGGGCTGCAATTTGGGACAGGATTCCAAGCTGTTTGTACCATTCGGCTCATATGTGCGACTTGGAAAGAGTAATCTCCACAAGAAACTGGAAGTAGGGCAATTTCCGCTGGCCGAGCATATAGTTTGCTCATGCGGATTACAAGGTCGCCTGGAGCAATGTCAACCGCTACCGAGCTATATGCATGCCCACTGCACTCTTCCCGGAGCGAGGAGCTACCGGCATGGATCCTCATTCTACTTGGAGTGCAATCTATGCAGTTGTTTCGCCGGTGAGATCACTTGCACCAAGCAGCAGTGTCGTCTGCCAGGATTTGCAGATTCCAGTTACACCAGTCTACCGTGTAATTGTCCAGCTCACTACGTTCCCGTTTGCGGCTCCAATGGCAACACTTATCCTTCGGCCTGCGTGGCCAAGTGTCATTTGCCAGAGGGGGATTACGTCTACGGGGCATGCAATGCTCGGAATGCCTGCCAGGCAGCACCTCCTAACAGTTGTCCATCCGGAACTCAGTGTTTGGACAGCCGGAAGGTGTGCCTGGCCAGCATGCAGCGACCTTGTCTGCAATACGTATGTG TCAACGCCACCGCATCCAACTGTTCAACCTTTCATCAGGGCGAGGTATGCGATGCCCAGGGACGGACTTATCCCAATGCCTGTGCCCTGCTGAAAGCCAATCCTCAGGGTCAAGTGGCGTATTGGTCCGCCTGTCAATCCAGTCGCTTTAATACCTCACCCTCACCAGTCTGTGGCATCAATGGGGTGACTTACAAGAGTAGTTATGCGGCCAGAGCGGAATACGTGCTGGTGGATTATGTGGGTCGATGTCGGGAGGTGGGACTACTGGTCAGCGATATGGGAAGACGCTGTAGGACTGTCAAGTGTGCCGCTCCCGCATCCAAGCATTGTCGCTTGATTGTTCCCCCGGGAGCATGTTGCCCACTGTGTGCTGGAGGAGCCTTTCGGATAATCTACTCCAGAAAGCAATTCGATCGCGCCATGTACGGACTGAGGGCACAGAGCAGCACTCTTTTGACATTGCATGGagtgctgcagcagctggatGGACTGGTGCAGGTCAGCGAATGTCAACTGACTGGATTTCTCACCATGGAAGTAGGCATCTTTGTGGCCATAGTGCCGGCCAGCAGTATCAAGAGACCGACGCGCCTTCAATTGGAGGCCTGCGCCCGGGAGGCGGAGAAGATATCCTCCCTAATCAATGCCCAATCACCCAGAATTACAACCAATCTAGCTCTATCCTGTTTGACAGTATCGCATCTACTAGAACCCACGCCAAATGGAGCAACATCTTATGGTCCCCACGCCATTTGGATACTCCCCTTACTTCTGTTAGTTTCTAGATTAATCATAGCTTAA